Proteins encoded by one window of Streptococcus suis S735:
- a CDS encoding alpha-mannosidase — MGKETVHIISHSHWDREWYLPLEEHRMRLVELFDDLFDLFETDPEFRSFHLDGQTIVLDDYLEIRPQNRELLKKYIQDGRLIIGPFYILQDDYLITSEANMRNTLLGHLESKKWGRAPKIGYYPDTFGNMGQAPQLLRQAGIDVALFGRGVKPVGFDNQVLGDDQFQSTFSEMIWEGADGSQVLGILFANWYSNGNEIPVDEEEARVFWEKKLADVRKYASTSHYLLMNGCDHQPVQKNLSQALRLARKLYPDIDFVHSSFEEYIAAVKEELPVDLSRVKGELISQETDGWYTLANTASSRIYLKQANDQASQLLEQVVEPLVVMTGDKVPRDELRYAWKLLLQNAPHDSICGCSVDQVHSEMETRFKKVKQVAHFLSQRSLDRWEKQVDSSQLDGLLFTVFNTTACRQTQLVEVDLLVEQEDFRDGQLEQHFQSMAAISLPALGLFTSQGQEVEATIEDLGVNFRYDLPKDAFRSANFARQIRVRFVVENQAPFSWQTYQVKPIGDTRVNSSLSEQFENDYYRINVMDGQLLLEDKRTGQAYKDWLRFEDCGDLGNEYIFMAPKNDQPIYGQIEYFGLVYQTEAVSIAKVMHRLQLPVAMETSLEDEQKRLVEFKHRTSQRSQEKKDLLLTTYLTLYRHQSQIRIQTDFHNQIKDHRLRAVFDIGIEAENHLADSIFEVVERPNQPHPAWENPSNPQRHRSFISLSDGRQAMTVSSKGLHEYEILDKGKIALTLLRATGELGDWGYFPTPEAQCLRECQLDYAFEICPVEEGFASFQRAQAFQGHLLTKQLTSHSGHLPCDHQFLSHPALEEDRLCVTSLKVAETSDRILLRYYNMSQEQLAGWSEWTEGVDLLEEPLEDLPARIGSQAIRTEVVGHHGKEKEHGSSLF; from the coding sequence ATGGGAAAAGAAACGGTTCATATTATTTCACATAGCCACTGGGATAGGGAGTGGTATCTTCCTTTGGAAGAACATCGGATGCGCTTAGTAGAGCTATTTGATGACCTGTTTGACTTATTTGAAACAGATCCTGAGTTTAGGAGTTTTCATCTAGATGGACAGACCATTGTCCTAGATGACTATCTGGAAATTCGTCCGCAGAATCGAGAGTTATTGAAGAAATATATTCAAGACGGTCGGCTGATTATTGGTCCCTTTTACATCTTGCAGGATGATTACCTCATCACCAGCGAGGCCAATATGCGAAATACCCTTCTGGGTCATTTGGAAAGCAAGAAGTGGGGACGGGCTCCGAAGATTGGTTATTATCCAGATACTTTCGGCAATATGGGACAGGCTCCTCAGCTACTGCGTCAGGCTGGTATAGATGTGGCCTTGTTTGGTCGTGGGGTCAAACCAGTTGGCTTTGATAATCAGGTTCTGGGAGATGACCAATTCCAGTCCACTTTCTCGGAGATGATTTGGGAGGGGGCAGATGGCAGTCAGGTTCTGGGCATTTTATTTGCTAACTGGTACAGCAATGGCAATGAAATCCCAGTTGATGAGGAGGAAGCACGTGTTTTCTGGGAGAAAAAATTGGCAGATGTTCGCAAATACGCTTCAACCTCCCACTATCTGCTGATGAATGGCTGTGACCACCAGCCTGTCCAGAAAAATCTCAGCCAAGCATTACGACTGGCCCGAAAACTGTATCCAGATATAGACTTTGTTCATTCAAGCTTTGAAGAATATATCGCAGCTGTCAAGGAAGAGTTACCAGTAGACCTCAGTCGTGTCAAGGGAGAATTGATTAGCCAGGAAACGGATGGCTGGTACACCTTGGCAAATACGGCTTCTTCGAGAATTTATCTCAAGCAGGCCAATGACCAAGCCAGTCAGCTCTTGGAACAAGTTGTAGAACCCTTGGTGGTAATGACAGGAGATAAGGTGCCCAGAGATGAGTTGCGCTATGCCTGGAAACTCTTGTTGCAGAATGCCCCTCATGATAGCATCTGTGGTTGTAGCGTAGACCAGGTGCATAGTGAGATGGAAACCCGCTTTAAGAAGGTCAAGCAAGTCGCTCATTTCTTGAGCCAGCGCTCCCTAGACAGGTGGGAAAAGCAGGTGGATTCTAGCCAATTAGACGGCTTACTATTTACGGTTTTCAATACTACAGCCTGCCGACAAACCCAGTTAGTGGAGGTTGATTTGCTTGTTGAACAGGAGGATTTCCGAGATGGGCAGTTAGAACAACACTTTCAATCCATGGCAGCTATTTCTCTGCCAGCCTTGGGCCTCTTTACCAGTCAAGGCCAAGAGGTAGAAGCTACCATTGAAGATCTAGGTGTCAACTTCCGCTACGATTTACCAAAAGATGCTTTTCGCTCTGCCAATTTTGCCCGCCAGATTCGTGTCCGCTTTGTAGTGGAAAATCAAGCACCATTTTCATGGCAGACCTATCAAGTCAAGCCGATTGGTGACACTAGGGTGAATAGCAGTTTAAGTGAACAGTTCGAGAATGATTATTACCGTATCAATGTGATGGATGGTCAGCTCTTGCTAGAAGATAAGAGAACGGGTCAAGCCTATAAAGACTGGCTACGGTTTGAAGATTGTGGAGATTTGGGCAATGAATATATCTTCATGGCGCCTAAGAATGACCAACCGATCTATGGTCAGATAGAGTACTTCGGTCTTGTCTACCAAACAGAAGCGGTCAGCATTGCCAAGGTCATGCACCGTCTGCAGCTGCCTGTAGCTATGGAAACAAGTCTGGAAGATGAACAGAAGCGCCTGGTAGAATTTAAACATCGAACATCTCAAAGGAGTCAGGAAAAGAAAGACCTGCTCCTTACCACCTATCTGACACTCTACCGCCACCAATCCCAAATTCGCATCCAGACCGATTTCCACAACCAAATCAAGGACCATCGCTTGCGAGCAGTCTTTGATATTGGAATAGAAGCTGAGAACCACTTGGCGGATTCCATCTTTGAAGTCGTTGAACGTCCAAATCAGCCACATCCAGCCTGGGAAAATCCGTCCAATCCTCAGCGTCATCGCAGTTTTATTAGTCTATCAGATGGTCGACAAGCCATGACCGTTTCGAGTAAGGGCCTACATGAGTATGAAATCCTAGACAAGGGAAAAATAGCTCTTACCTTGCTTCGTGCGACTGGAGAGCTGGGAGATTGGGGCTACTTCCCAACACCAGAAGCCCAGTGTTTGAGGGAATGTCAGTTGGACTATGCCTTTGAAATTTGCCCAGTAGAGGAAGGTTTTGCCAGCTTCCAAAGAGCGCAGGCCTTCCAAGGACACTTGCTAACTAAACAGTTGACTAGCCATAGTGGGCATCTGCCGTGTGATCATCAGTTTTTGAGCCATCCAGCACTGGAAGAGGACCGCTTATGCGTGACTTCTTTGAAGGTGGCAGAGACTTCGGACCGCATTCTGCTCCGTTACTACAATATGAGTCAGGAGCAGTTAGCAGGTTGGAGCGAGTGGACTGAGGGGGTTGATTTGCTAGAAGAACCACTAGAGGATTTGCCGGCTAGGATTGGGTCACAGGCAATCCGAACAGAGGTCGTTGGTCATCATGGAAAGGAGAAAGAACATGGTAGTAGCCTGTTTTGA
- a CDS encoding carbohydrate ABC transporter permease, translating into MKKKKQITSVSIHSFSKKTDLFFSSLLGIFALSCTLPFIFVIIISMTDETSLAINGYSFWPEQWSLAGYEYLFQLKDQILQALFITFFVTIVGTSLNVFFTVLYAYAISRNSFRYRRFFTLMALFTMLFSAGTIPTYIVMTSFLNLKDTVAALILPMLLSPFNIMVMRSFFRKTISESIIESARIDGASEFRIFFQICLPLTLPGIATIALFTALAFWNDWYNALLYIQSDNLFPLQYLLMKIQANIQYLSENAAAAAAMSSEVAGALPKEATRMAIVVVSTLPIACLYPFFQRYFVKGLTIGGVKE; encoded by the coding sequence ATGAAAAAAAAGAAACAAATCACTTCTGTTTCTATTCATTCATTTAGTAAGAAAACAGATCTATTTTTCTCAAGTTTACTAGGGATATTTGCCCTATCTTGTACCCTTCCCTTCATATTTGTTATCATCATTTCTATGACAGATGAGACAAGCTTGGCTATCAACGGCTATTCTTTCTGGCCAGAGCAATGGAGTTTGGCAGGTTATGAATATCTCTTTCAATTAAAAGATCAGATTCTCCAAGCCCTCTTTATCACCTTCTTTGTGACCATTGTAGGGACGAGCCTGAATGTCTTCTTCACCGTTCTTTACGCCTATGCCATTTCGAGAAACAGTTTCAGATACAGACGATTTTTTACCCTGATGGCTCTCTTTACCATGCTGTTTAGCGCAGGGACCATTCCAACCTATATCGTTATGACCTCGTTTTTAAATCTCAAAGATACAGTGGCAGCCTTGATTCTACCTATGCTGCTATCTCCTTTCAATATCATGGTGATGAGGTCCTTCTTTAGAAAGACTATTTCTGAGTCTATTATCGAATCTGCCAGGATTGACGGGGCCAGTGAATTTCGGATTTTCTTCCAAATCTGCTTGCCACTAACCCTACCAGGTATCGCAACAATCGCTCTCTTTACAGCCCTCGCTTTTTGGAATGACTGGTACAACGCTCTCCTCTATATCCAGAGCGATAACCTCTTCCCTCTCCAATACCTGCTGATGAAAATTCAAGCAAACATTCAATATCTCTCTGAAAATGCTGCCGCAGCAGCGGCCATGTCCTCAGAAGTTGCAGGGGCCCTTCCCAAAGAAGCAACACGTATGGCTATTGTGGTCGTATCGACTCTACCAATTGCCTGTCTCTATCCTTTCTTCCAACGTTACTTTGTCAAAGGTTTGACAATTGGCGGAGTCAAGGAGTAG
- a CDS encoding glycoside hydrolase family 125 protein, translated as MFYTKEIIENWLTGIQKKTADHPSWGSVFERCYTDTLDRTISQLEDGTTFVLTGDIPAMWLRDSTAQVKPYLALARKDEKLRQMIVGLVERQMAFILMDPYANAFNQAANGRGHQTDHTQIGPWIWERKYEVDSLCYPLQLAYLLWKATGETSHFNQTFFGAAEKIVQLWKLEQHHENSPYSFERDTDRLEDTLTHQGKGAPCAYTGMTWSGFRPSDDACIYPYLIPSNMFAVVVLGYLGEIAEQFASEEFSDLAEGARRLAQEIDQGIRTFGLTKNQAGETIFAYEVDGLGNQSIMDDPNVPSLLAAPYLGYCQKDDPIYLATRRTILSQENPYYYEGDYAAGLGSSHTFYRYIWPIALAIQGLTTDDKEEKARLLDTMVACDGGTGLMHESFHVDDPTLYSREWFSWANMMFCELVLDYYDIRPEE; from the coding sequence ATGTTTTACACAAAAGAAATCATAGAGAACTGGCTGACAGGCATTCAGAAGAAAACAGCAGACCACCCAAGTTGGGGGAGTGTATTTGAAAGGTGTTATACGGATACGCTTGATAGGACCATTAGTCAGCTGGAAGATGGGACTACTTTTGTCTTAACGGGGGATATTCCAGCCATGTGGTTAAGGGACTCGACAGCCCAGGTCAAACCCTATTTAGCTTTGGCTAGAAAAGATGAGAAATTACGCCAGATGATTGTAGGTCTGGTAGAGAGGCAAATGGCCTTTATTTTGATGGATCCTTATGCCAATGCCTTTAATCAGGCAGCTAATGGGCGGGGGCACCAGACCGACCACACTCAGATAGGCCCCTGGATTTGGGAGCGAAAATATGAGGTGGATTCCCTCTGCTATCCCCTTCAATTAGCCTATCTACTTTGGAAAGCGACAGGGGAAACCAGTCATTTTAACCAGACCTTCTTTGGGGCAGCTGAAAAAATTGTTCAACTCTGGAAATTGGAGCAGCACCATGAAAACTCCCCTTATAGTTTTGAACGGGATACAGACCGGCTAGAGGATACCCTCACGCACCAAGGAAAAGGGGCTCCCTGCGCCTATACAGGGATGACTTGGTCTGGTTTTCGTCCAAGCGATGACGCCTGTATCTACCCTTACCTCATCCCCTCCAACATGTTTGCGGTCGTCGTCTTGGGTTATTTAGGAGAAATAGCAGAGCAGTTTGCAAGTGAGGAATTCTCAGATTTGGCTGAAGGTGCCAGACGGTTGGCGCAGGAAATTGACCAGGGGATTCGGACCTTCGGGCTGACCAAGAATCAGGCGGGAGAAACTATTTTTGCCTATGAAGTGGACGGATTGGGCAATCAGTCTATCATGGATGACCCAAATGTCCCGAGTTTGCTGGCGGCTCCCTATCTAGGATACTGTCAGAAAGATGATCCCATCTATTTGGCAACCCGTCGGACTATTTTAAGTCAAGAAAATCCCTATTACTACGAGGGAGACTATGCTGCGGGTCTTGGTTCCAGTCATACCTTCTATCGCTATATCTGGCCGATTGCCTTGGCTATTCAAGGATTGACAACGGATGACAAGGAAGAAAAAGCGCGCTTGCTGGATACCATGGTAGCCTGTGATGGCGGTACTGGGCTGATGCACGAGAGTTTCCATGTGGATGATCCGACGCTTTACTCTAGAGAGTGGTTCTCCTGGGCAAATATGATGTTTTGCGAATTGGTTTTAGATTATTATGATATACGACCGGAGGAATAA
- a CDS encoding ABC transporter substrate-binding protein translates to MKTWKKFAYSCVTLASAAALAACGSLTGNKTASSSTTTEDGLTNILMYQIGDAPKNIDVLLENANKIIEKEAGAHLDIKYISWGDYKDKMAIITSSGEEYDIAFADNYIINAQKGAYADLTELYKKEGKALYDIIDPAYIKGNTIDGKIYAVPVIGNVASQQMLSFNQDMVDKYGFDISKVDSYDDVESMLATIKEKEADVTPFAWVKSSKPSTDGLEYPAGNELPFAIDLKGDTTKVVNPFEVDRHMDNLRTIHKYYKAGYIMADAATTDATFSLDVANWFVREETQGPADFGDSLLSTVAGYKITSKPITSAYKTSGSTQVANFVISKTSKNKEKAMEVLTLINTNPELLNGLVFGPEGVNWEKDPSAENRIKLLDGYKGDTRMSAWNTGNSQILYITDKVTDEDVKKAEELLAGAEESPLLGFNFNADAVKTEITSIQNIMSQYAASINTGTVDPDVAVPEMLKKLEAEESYKKVKEEMQKQYDEFLANK, encoded by the coding sequence ATGAAAACATGGAAAAAATTTGCCTACTCCTGCGTGACACTTGCGTCCGCAGCTGCCCTTGCCGCTTGTGGTAGTCTGACTGGAAATAAGACCGCATCAAGTAGCACTACAACAGAAGATGGATTGACAAACATCCTCATGTATCAAATCGGAGACGCACCGAAAAACATCGATGTTCTTTTGGAAAATGCCAATAAGATTATCGAAAAAGAAGCAGGGGCCCATCTAGACATCAAGTATATCTCATGGGGGGACTATAAAGATAAAATGGCCATTATTACCTCATCTGGTGAGGAATATGATATTGCCTTTGCAGACAACTATATTATCAATGCGCAAAAAGGAGCTTATGCTGATTTAACAGAACTTTACAAGAAAGAAGGCAAGGCCCTCTATGACATTATTGACCCTGCCTATATCAAAGGAAATACCATCGACGGAAAAATCTACGCAGTCCCTGTCATCGGTAACGTAGCTAGTCAACAGATGCTTTCCTTCAACCAAGACATGGTTGATAAGTATGGTTTTGACATTTCTAAAGTAGATAGCTACGATGATGTGGAAAGCATGTTGGCAACCATCAAAGAAAAAGAAGCAGATGTAACACCATTTGCCTGGGTAAAATCTAGCAAACCCTCAACAGACGGCTTGGAATATCCAGCTGGGAATGAGTTACCATTTGCTATCGACTTGAAAGGCGACACTACAAAAGTGGTAAACCCATTTGAAGTGGACCGTCACATGGATAACCTTCGTACCATTCACAAATACTATAAGGCTGGCTACATTATGGCAGATGCAGCGACTACTGACGCAACCTTCTCACTTGATGTAGCAAACTGGTTCGTTCGTGAAGAAACACAAGGACCAGCTGACTTTGGCGATAGCCTCCTTTCAACAGTTGCAGGCTATAAGATTACTTCTAAACCAATCACATCTGCCTATAAGACAAGCGGATCTACCCAAGTAGCAAACTTTGTCATTTCAAAAACATCTAAGAACAAAGAAAAAGCTATGGAAGTATTGACCCTTATCAATACAAATCCAGAATTGCTGAACGGCTTGGTATTTGGTCCAGAGGGAGTCAACTGGGAAAAAGACCCAAGTGCTGAAAATCGTATCAAGTTGTTGGATGGTTACAAAGGCGATACTCGTATGTCAGCTTGGAACACAGGTAACAGCCAAATTCTCTACATCACTGACAAGGTAACAGATGAAGATGTGAAAAAAGCAGAAGAATTGCTGGCAGGTGCAGAAGAGTCTCCACTTCTTGGCTTCAACTTCAATGCTGATGCAGTTAAGACTGAAATTACAAGTATCCAAAATATCATGAGCCAATATGCAGCAAGTATCAATACTGGTACTGTGGATCCTGATGTTGCTGTTCCAGAAATGCTGAAAAAATTGGAAGCAGAAGAATCCTACAAAAAAGTAAAAGAAGAAATGCAAAAACAATACGATGAGTTTTTAGCAAATAAATAA
- a CDS encoding beta-N-acetylhexosaminidase gives MMLQINHSLRQSEGVLEEICSSLGLDCQLELEVGGKESLRIEGSAGSYRIRAPKEHMIYRGLLVLASQLAQGETDIQILERPAYRQLGFMEDCSRNAVLTVEASKILIRQLALIGYSHFQLYMEDTYQLRDEPYFGYFRGAYTKEELQAIEEECHRYGMEFIPCIQTLAHLIAYLKWNISSIQAIRDVDNILLIGDERTYALIDKMFEALSHLKTRTINIGMDEAHLVGLGQYLNQHGYQKRSLIMCQHLERVLDIADKYGFHCSMWSDMFFQLLTASKDYTGQLEIDSEIQAYLDRLKDRVTLIYWDYYQTSRESYGQKLASHQQLGDQIAFASGAWKWIGFTPDNDFSMRIAPKAHAACQEYGVQEVTVTAWGDNGGECATFSILPSLHAWAELQYRGNLGCLAEHFYQLHQVSLDDFLQLDLPNKTPSHPGPGHHGFNPSRYILYQDILCPLLQEHIDAEKDNAFYQELAPRLAEIGSRAKGYTYLFDTQAKLCQVLATKAAISVGIRQAYQEGNRQVLAEKVDGLQQLRIDLESFYQALSYQWMVEKKVFGLDTVDIRLGGLDARIRRAIQRLQAYLNNEVPKLDELEVPILPYDDFHQDKGFIATTANQWQIIATASTIYTT, from the coding sequence ATGATGTTACAGATAAACCATTCGTTACGGCAGTCGGAGGGGGTCTTGGAAGAGATTTGTTCCTCGCTTGGCTTGGATTGCCAGTTAGAACTTGAAGTCGGTGGCAAGGAGAGTTTGCGGATTGAAGGTTCAGCAGGTTCTTACCGTATCCGTGCGCCTAAAGAACACATGATTTATCGAGGCTTGCTTGTTTTGGCTAGTCAGTTGGCTCAGGGTGAGACCGACATACAGATTCTAGAAAGACCTGCCTATCGTCAACTCGGTTTTATGGAAGATTGTTCTCGAAATGCTGTCCTGACGGTTGAAGCCAGTAAAATCTTGATTAGACAATTGGCCTTGATAGGCTACAGCCATTTCCAGCTTTACATGGAAGATACCTACCAACTACGTGATGAACCCTATTTTGGTTATTTCCGAGGGGCCTATACAAAAGAAGAATTGCAGGCTATTGAGGAGGAGTGCCACCGTTACGGTATGGAATTTATTCCCTGTATCCAGACCTTGGCCCATCTGATCGCCTACCTCAAATGGAACATTTCATCTATTCAGGCCATTCGAGATGTGGATAATATTCTCTTGATTGGGGATGAGAGGACCTATGCCTTGATTGATAAGATGTTTGAGGCTTTGTCCCATCTGAAAACACGGACCATTAACATCGGTATGGATGAGGCTCACTTGGTCGGGCTGGGTCAATACCTCAATCAACACGGCTATCAGAAACGAAGTCTGATTATGTGCCAACACTTGGAACGGGTCTTGGATATTGCTGACAAGTACGGCTTCCATTGTAGTATGTGGAGCGATATGTTCTTCCAGTTGTTGACAGCGAGTAAGGATTATACTGGTCAGTTGGAAATTGATTCGGAAATTCAGGCTTATTTGGATCGTCTCAAGGACAGAGTGACCTTGATTTATTGGGATTACTATCAGACTAGTCGTGAGAGCTATGGTCAAAAACTAGCTAGTCATCAGCAGTTGGGAGATCAGATTGCCTTTGCAAGTGGTGCCTGGAAGTGGATTGGTTTTACTCCTGATAATGATTTCAGTATGCGGATTGCACCAAAAGCACATGCTGCCTGCCAAGAGTATGGCGTCCAAGAAGTGACGGTGACCGCTTGGGGAGATAATGGTGGAGAATGCGCAACCTTTTCGATCTTGCCGAGTCTTCATGCCTGGGCAGAACTCCAGTACCGAGGAAATTTGGGCTGTCTGGCTGAGCATTTCTATCAACTACACCAAGTTTCCCTAGATGACTTCCTGCAATTGGATTTGCCAAATAAGACACCTAGTCACCCAGGTCCAGGTCATCACGGTTTCAATCCCAGTCGCTACATTTTGTATCAGGATATTCTCTGCCCCTTGCTGCAAGAGCATATTGATGCCGAAAAAGACAATGCCTTTTATCAGGAATTAGCGCCTAGATTGGCAGAGATTGGAAGCCGAGCCAAGGGCTATACCTATCTCTTTGATACTCAGGCTAAGTTGTGTCAGGTTTTAGCGACCAAGGCGGCTATTTCAGTAGGTATTCGTCAGGCCTATCAGGAAGGAAATCGTCAGGTCTTGGCAGAGAAAGTTGACGGTTTGCAGCAACTAAGAATAGATCTGGAAAGCTTCTATCAGGCACTTAGCTACCAATGGATGGTAGAGAAGAAGGTGTTTGGTCTGGATACGGTGGACATTCGCCTAGGGGGATTGGATGCCCGCATTCGCCGAGCAATCCAGCGGTTGCAAGCCTATCTGAACAATGAAGTACCTAAACTAGATGAACTAGAAGTGCCAATTCTCCCTTACGATGACTTCCATCAGGACAAGGGATTTATTGCGACAACTGCCAACCAATGGCAGATTATTGCGACGGCTTCAACCATCTATACGACCTAG
- a CDS encoding ABC transporter permease — MKDLIKNLKQNAIFFLMVLPGVIWLILFFYIPVFGNVIAFKDYRHTGNGFWDSLIQSKWIGLDNFKFLFQSSDAYIITRNTILYNLGFIVLGLIFAVGIAIIFSEMRSKKLVKIYQTTTLFPYFLSWVIISFFVYAFLSPDKGLINNILKGMGMDPINWYSTPTYWPFILLFLGIWKGLGYNSIIYYATIMGIDPTYYEAAIVDGATKWQRIRYVTLPQLMPLMTILTILAVGNIFRADFGLFYQIPKNSGPLFNVTQVLDTYVYRGIAGTGDIGMAIAAGLYQSVVGCILVVVTNLIVRRFDKESALF, encoded by the coding sequence ATGAAAGACCTCATAAAAAATCTAAAACAAAATGCCATTTTTTTCCTAATGGTATTGCCAGGAGTCATCTGGCTCATTCTATTTTTCTATATTCCAGTATTTGGCAATGTGATTGCTTTTAAGGACTATCGCCATACAGGTAATGGCTTTTGGGATAGTCTCATACAAAGTAAGTGGATAGGATTGGATAATTTTAAATTTCTATTTCAATCATCCGATGCCTATATCATCACAAGAAATACCATCCTATATAATCTTGGTTTTATCGTACTCGGACTGATTTTTGCAGTAGGTATTGCCATTATCTTTAGTGAGATGCGGTCGAAGAAGCTGGTAAAGATCTATCAGACCACAACCTTGTTCCCTTATTTCCTTTCTTGGGTCATTATCAGTTTCTTCGTTTACGCATTTTTGAGTCCAGATAAAGGATTGATAAACAATATTCTCAAAGGAATGGGGATGGATCCCATCAACTGGTACAGCACACCAACCTATTGGCCCTTCATCTTGCTTTTCTTAGGAATTTGGAAAGGTTTGGGCTATAACAGTATTATTTATTATGCAACCATTATGGGCATTGACCCAACCTACTATGAAGCTGCGATTGTGGATGGAGCGACCAAATGGCAACGCATCCGCTATGTCACCCTTCCTCAGTTAATGCCTCTGATGACTATTTTAACGATTCTGGCTGTCGGAAATATCTTCCGAGCAGACTTTGGCCTTTTCTATCAAATTCCGAAAAATTCAGGTCCTCTCTTCAATGTGACTCAGGTCCTTGATACCTACGTTTATCGTGGAATTGCAGGAACAGGGGACATCGGTATGGCTATCGCGGCAGGTCTCTATCAGTCTGTTGTCGGCTGTATCTTGGTGGTAGTGACCAACCTGATTGTTCGTCGCTTTGATAAGGAATCAGCCTTATTCTAG
- a CDS encoding ROK family protein — protein MVVACFDIGGTGIKAALIGSDKQINYRQEWKTPSSLAELLALMDSVIQPVDGLEAISLSIPGAVDLETGVIQGLSAVPYIHGVSWYELLSQYGCPVYLENDANCVGLSELAVDDQLSTFACVVCGTGIGGALIVDRKLIRGKQGFGGEFGYMLIATGKGPLKNWSQLASTGSLVRQVASQYEEAVEDWNGKRIFELAEQGDEVCQLAIEEMTRNLAYGILNISYFLEPEVLAIGGSISQNPVFIQAIQEQLEAIQKEYPEEFPYLPAIRACHYQQDANLMGAYMKTLQ, from the coding sequence ATGGTAGTAGCCTGTTTTGACATTGGTGGTACGGGAATAAAGGCGGCCCTGATTGGTTCAGATAAGCAGATAAACTATAGGCAGGAATGGAAAACGCCATCTAGTTTAGCGGAATTGTTGGCGCTTATGGACAGTGTTATTCAGCCGGTAGACGGCTTGGAGGCTATTTCCCTCAGTATACCTGGAGCGGTAGACCTTGAAACAGGTGTCATCCAGGGGCTGAGTGCCGTTCCTTATATCCATGGTGTATCTTGGTATGAGCTATTAAGTCAGTATGGCTGTCCTGTTTATTTGGAAAATGATGCCAATTGTGTCGGTCTGAGTGAATTGGCTGTTGATGACCAGTTATCGACTTTTGCCTGTGTCGTCTGTGGTACGGGTATCGGTGGTGCCTTGATTGTGGATAGAAAACTCATCCGAGGGAAACAAGGTTTCGGTGGCGAATTTGGCTATATGCTGATTGCTACTGGAAAGGGACCTCTAAAAAACTGGTCCCAACTTGCTTCTACTGGAAGTTTGGTCAGACAGGTTGCTAGTCAGTATGAGGAAGCTGTGGAAGATTGGAACGGCAAGCGGATTTTTGAGCTAGCAGAACAGGGAGATGAGGTATGTCAATTAGCCATTGAAGAAATGACACGCAATCTGGCCTATGGCATTTTAAATATCTCCTATTTCCTGGAACCAGAAGTGCTGGCTATAGGTGGCTCTATCAGCCAGAATCCAGTCTTTATCCAAGCTATTCAGGAGCAACTAGAGGCTATTCAAAAGGAATATCCAGAAGAATTTCCTTATCTACCTGCCATTCGTGCCTGCCACTACCAGCAGGATGCCAATCTCATGGGTGCTTATATGAAGACCCTACAATAA